One genomic segment of Neochlamydia sp. AcF84 includes these proteins:
- a CDS encoding Rossmann-like fold-containing protein, protein MLSFSFNPIATHTTLDGTFNFFEKTGSEKIYAEVPNQVGFFPVSISPKVRTEALAYLSSAAKVKRLLQGFFVQPTYQAETHAVTLEPSSPEIEAWKRKAMLRLPPDAISICRADGKISYAIGDTVTTWDWATDTYEVIEVKNAAGITALAERSDGSLIMGDEKGQLHVAGKIINTGIQQSITDILYFHDAWALIKYEKISENERREIEIKKLNFLTGEVGEVDRQTQILALGDGSLIILDKTKDSICWEQFDQTQRKFIDIPTRDKKEKIFAIRLASKTKVLLLHKDNKELLTMYDIETHTEQTWKNDQLWIDCLRNYPYVCLDDQTIAVGSSVGRNALINFYYREGLEKEPMNAPEAGSWGVNAMITLSNGSIMYGTHTTPSGIHLVDIEGKIAFTHTFSNENPQIKSLTELPNGAIAIKSYDSIIIMQPQLKDNSPLSDNESKYNTYISSLEAAFKQANFYKARRYYEKAKKIKPSSNAHSLISLLHLKKSLNKKLYRQVLLDTLYGQNNEKVKDIHLDQEVSTWKTKTCKKRLFIGEGTFTFTEAFIKKHEETHSLLASSIVATELAVPSEKKEEVMQRVSHLRERGVTVLFGIDGQLLHNHFREKRFKRIHWNCPFTGTGVSQDIFKAAIPQFFLSCAQLQLSGDRVHIALMQEKSRNYWKKRQTENPIVLGATSAGYRLIRKRLFGTKRYPGYQHAKTSGEDHSKGEQREFVFEKAHPPSAKAESEFLACNKSLDNEFLNAAKKLESFLESYILELQEVFHKNVEDIKNISETSKLSKADLLNKAKDLEEKFSVSLSSIKDDLLKGLKEVKSNSSAALKSRLPQEIQKVVKARIKELKKLFLDNVEKFGIDYLNHAKNSVIAWASINENLKNFSKEKVQASRDKFLNLSKSLKLPSSYEKNSLENLFLEKVKKVTTEFSNRQEQRKLLALKILKKTEVTSLAYINALMDPDKKKFAIKIFKDSNTRNRQLGQPDKLNFTSQDCYYECSSDEDSSDCYDSD, encoded by the coding sequence ATGTTGTCATTTTCATTTAATCCTATAGCTACTCATACGACCCTAGATGGTACTTTTAATTTTTTTGAAAAAACCGGGAGTGAAAAAATTTATGCCGAAGTTCCTAACCAAGTAGGTTTTTTTCCTGTAAGCATATCGCCAAAAGTCAGGACCGAGGCATTAGCTTATTTATCCTCCGCTGCTAAAGTAAAACGATTATTACAAGGTTTCTTTGTACAACCTACATATCAAGCAGAAACACATGCAGTAACCCTTGAGCCGTCCTCTCCTGAGATTGAGGCTTGGAAACGTAAAGCGATGCTAAGATTGCCTCCTGACGCCATCTCTATTTGTCGAGCAGACGGGAAAATCAGCTATGCAATTGGCGATACTGTTACAACATGGGATTGGGCAACGGATACTTATGAAGTCATTGAAGTAAAAAATGCTGCGGGCATTACAGCTTTAGCAGAAAGAAGCGATGGCTCACTGATTATGGGTGATGAAAAAGGTCAACTGCATGTGGCAGGAAAAATCATTAATACAGGGATTCAGCAGTCTATTACTGACATTCTTTATTTTCATGATGCCTGGGCGCTTATAAAATACGAAAAAATTTCGGAAAACGAAAGAAGGGAGATAGAGATAAAAAAGCTTAATTTTCTTACAGGCGAAGTAGGCGAAGTGGATCGGCAGACACAGATTCTAGCTTTAGGCGATGGCTCCCTTATTATTTTAGATAAAACCAAGGATAGTATTTGCTGGGAGCAATTCGATCAAACACAAAGAAAATTTATTGACATACCCACCCGGGATAAGAAAGAGAAAATTTTTGCTATCCGCTTAGCTTCTAAGACAAAAGTTTTACTTTTACATAAAGATAATAAAGAGCTGCTTACAATGTATGATATAGAAACTCACACTGAACAAACATGGAAAAATGACCAGCTATGGATTGATTGTTTACGTAATTACCCTTATGTTTGTTTAGATGACCAGACGATTGCTGTTGGCTCATCTGTGGGAAGAAATGCACTAATAAACTTCTATTATAGAGAGGGCCTTGAAAAAGAGCCTATGAATGCTCCTGAAGCTGGCTCTTGGGGTGTCAATGCTATGATAACACTTTCAAATGGCTCTATAATGTATGGCACGCATACTACCCCTTCAGGAATACATTTAGTAGACATAGAAGGGAAAATTGCCTTTACTCATACTTTTTCTAATGAAAATCCTCAAATTAAAAGTCTAACAGAATTACCCAATGGTGCCATAGCCATTAAATCTTACGACTCTATTATAATTATGCAGCCTCAATTGAAAGATAACTCTCCTCTATCCGATAATGAATCGAAATATAATACCTATATATCTAGCTTAGAAGCAGCTTTTAAACAGGCAAATTTTTATAAAGCACGCCGTTATTATGAGAAAGCTAAAAAAATAAAACCAAGCAGTAATGCCCATAGCCTTATTTCTCTTCTTCATCTTAAAAAATCTCTAAATAAAAAGCTTTATAGGCAGGTTCTTCTTGATACATTATACGGTCAAAATAATGAAAAGGTAAAAGATATTCATTTAGATCAAGAAGTTTCCACCTGGAAAACTAAGACCTGTAAAAAGAGGTTATTTATAGGAGAAGGAACTTTTACTTTTACTGAGGCTTTTATCAAGAAACATGAGGAGACTCACTCCCTTTTAGCTTCCTCCATTGTTGCTACAGAGCTGGCTGTCCCTTCTGAAAAGAAAGAAGAAGTCATGCAGAGAGTTTCCCATCTCAGAGAACGAGGAGTGACAGTATTGTTTGGCATTGATGGACAACTCCTTCATAATCATTTTAGAGAAAAAAGATTTAAACGTATTCATTGGAATTGTCCCTTTACTGGAACAGGCGTTAGCCAAGATATCTTTAAAGCAGCGATTCCTCAGTTTTTTCTTTCTTGTGCTCAGCTACAGTTGTCTGGCGATCGAGTACATATAGCTTTAATGCAAGAAAAAAGCAGAAATTATTGGAAAAAACGGCAAACAGAAAATCCTATCGTCTTGGGTGCCACCTCGGCAGGTTATCGTCTTATAAGAAAGCGTTTGTTTGGGACGAAACGTTACCCTGGCTATCAGCATGCTAAAACAAGCGGAGAAGATCACTCAAAAGGCGAGCAGCGGGAATTTGTCTTCGAAAAGGCGCATCCGCCTTCTGCAAAAGCGGAATCTGAGTTTTTAGCGTGCAATAAGTCTTTAGATAATGAATTTTTAAACGCTGCAAAAAAATTAGAATCGTTTCTTGAAAGTTATATTCTAGAGTTACAAGAGGTCTTTCACAAAAATGTAGAAGATATAAAAAACATCAGTGAAACATCAAAACTTAGTAAAGCAGATCTTTTGAATAAAGCTAAAGATTTAGAAGAAAAATTTAGTGTTTCACTATCTAGCATAAAAGATGATTTATTAAAGGGATTGAAAGAAGTAAAAAGTAATTCCTCAGCTGCTTTAAAAAGTAGGTTACCACAAGAGATTCAAAAGGTGGTTAAGGCACGTATAAAAGAACTAAAAAAGCTTTTTTTAGATAATGTAGAAAAGTTTGGAATCGATTATTTAAATCACGCCAAAAACTCTGTAATTGCGTGGGCTAGTATTAACGAAAATTTGAAGAATTTTTCTAAAGAAAAAGTGCAAGCTTCTAGAGATAAATTTTTAAACTTGAGTAAAAGTTTAAAACTTCCTTCTTCTTATGAGAAAAATTCTTTAGAAAATTTGTTCTTAGAAAAAGTAAAAAAAGTTACAACCGAATTTTCAAATCGTCAAGAACAAAGGAAATTGCTTGCTTTAAAAATTCTAAAAAAAACGGAAGTTACTTCATTAGCTTATATAAATGCTTTGATGGATCCTGATAAGAAAAAATTTGCAATTAAAATATTTAAAGATTCTAATACAA